A window of Pseudodesulfovibrio hydrargyri contains these coding sequences:
- a CDS encoding Hsp20/alpha crystallin family protein, whose amino-acid sequence MASTKLNPWNWFKREHEQTLPVRRNDPGEGVPASPLDQFHTEFDRMVESMFSGFGFQNPVFRPGAMRSRLRDAALRPKVDVYGTDKEYVVQADLPGVDEKDLSVEIEGDFLVLSAETHSEEKTEEKGYYRVERSSGSFRRVLDLPGDVDRDKISAKLEKGVLCVILPRTGKPEGATRKIAVDGSAPV is encoded by the coding sequence ATGGCCAGTACCAAGCTGAACCCCTGGAATTGGTTCAAGAGGGAACACGAGCAGACCCTCCCGGTCCGTCGAAACGACCCGGGAGAAGGCGTACCCGCCTCACCGCTGGACCAGTTCCACACCGAATTCGACCGCATGGTCGAGTCCATGTTTTCCGGTTTCGGATTCCAGAACCCCGTTTTCCGTCCCGGCGCGATGCGATCGCGCCTGAGAGACGCGGCCCTCAGGCCCAAGGTGGACGTCTACGGCACGGACAAGGAATACGTTGTCCAGGCCGACCTGCCCGGGGTCGACGAAAAGGATCTGTCCGTCGAGATCGAGGGCGACTTCCTCGTCCTTTCCGCTGAAACGCACAGCGAGGAAAAGACCGAGGAAAAGGGCTACTACCGCGTGGAGCGCTCTTCGGGCTCCTTCCGCAGGGTGCTCGACCTGCCCGGCGACGTGGACCGCGACAAGATCAGCGCCAAGCTCGAAAAGGGCGTCCTGTGCGTGATCCTGCCCCGGACCGGAAAGCCGGAAGGCGCGACGCGCAAGATCGCCGTCGACGGCTCGGCCCCGGTCTAG
- a CDS encoding alpha-D-ribose 1-methylphosphonate 5-phosphate C-P-lyase PhnJ, whose translation MTAAAKNPSDAQTPPAVEAGYNYGYLNEQTKRMIRRAILKAVAIPGYQVPFAGREMPMPYGWGTGGIQLSASILGPDDVFKVIDQGADDTTNAVSIRKFFAKVTGVKTTERTVDATVIQTRHRIPEIPLTDGQIMVYQVPIPEPLRWVEPRETETRTMHALEEYGVMHVQLYEDIARHGRIATNFMYPVKVNGRYIMSPSPIPKFDNPKLDDSPALHVFGAGREKRIYAIPPYTEVKSLDFEDYPFEVETWDGCCALCGATDSYLDEVILNDKGERMFVCSDTDYCATRRSQGHAGPMAGREEFSELTGDKQKNQDKSE comes from the coding sequence ATGACCGCCGCCGCAAAAAATCCTTCGGACGCCCAGACGCCCCCCGCCGTGGAAGCGGGCTACAACTACGGCTACCTGAACGAGCAGACCAAGCGGATGATCCGCCGGGCCATCCTCAAGGCCGTGGCCATCCCCGGCTACCAGGTGCCCTTTGCCGGGCGCGAGATGCCCATGCCCTACGGCTGGGGCACGGGCGGCATCCAGCTGTCCGCCTCCATCCTCGGGCCCGACGACGTCTTCAAGGTCATCGACCAGGGCGCGGACGACACCACCAACGCGGTCTCCATCCGCAAGTTCTTCGCCAAGGTCACCGGGGTGAAGACCACCGAGCGAACCGTGGACGCCACGGTCATCCAGACCCGCCACCGCATCCCCGAGATCCCGCTCACGGACGGCCAGATCATGGTCTACCAGGTGCCCATCCCCGAGCCCCTGCGCTGGGTGGAGCCGCGCGAGACCGAGACGCGGACCATGCACGCGCTCGAGGAGTACGGGGTCATGCACGTCCAGCTTTACGAGGACATCGCCCGGCACGGGCGGATCGCCACCAACTTCATGTACCCGGTCAAGGTCAACGGACGGTACATCATGAGCCCCTCGCCCATCCCCAAATTCGACAACCCCAAGCTCGACGACTCCCCGGCCCTGCATGTCTTCGGCGCGGGCCGCGAAAAACGCATCTACGCCATCCCGCCCTACACCGAGGTCAAGAGCCTGGATTTCGAGGACTACCCCTTCGAGGTGGAGACCTGGGACGGCTGCTGCGCCCTGTGCGGGGCCACGGACAGCTACCTTGACGAGGTCATCCTCAACGACAAGGGCGAGCGCATGTTCGTCTGCTCGGACACGGACTACTGCGCCACCCGGCGCTCCCAGGGCCACGCCGGCCCCATGGCCGGGCGCGAGGAGTTCTCGGAGCTGACGGGCGACAAGCAGAAAAACCAGGACAAAAGCGAATGA
- a CDS encoding carbon-phosphorus lyase complex subunit PhnI — translation MYVAVKGGEQAIENAHRLMAEERRGAQGVPELTVEQILQQMRLAVDRVMSEGALYDPWLAALAVKQARGDLVEATFLLRAYRTTLPRLYDSLPVDTTAMEVRRRVSATFKDIPGGQVLGPTFDYTHRLLDFGLAAESRPEPAATVPDESLDESRPPLSRVMDLLAEEGLVDRPGGDGCESEDETRPVGDITRDPLTYPAARDVRLQNLARGDEGFLLALGYSSQRGFGDNHPFAGEIRMGEVAVSIRPDELGFEVEIGDVTVSECEMVTSFKGSKDELPRFTRGYGLSFGYNERKVLAMSLVDRSLQARELGEDINAPSRDEEFVLSHSDNVEAQGFVQHLKLPHYVDFQADLVMVRGMRAEILKRAGSETEEAA, via the coding sequence GTGTACGTAGCCGTCAAGGGTGGCGAACAGGCCATCGAGAACGCCCATCGGCTCATGGCCGAGGAACGCAGGGGCGCACAAGGCGTCCCGGAACTGACCGTGGAACAGATTCTTCAACAGATGCGCCTGGCCGTGGACCGGGTCATGAGCGAGGGCGCCCTGTACGACCCCTGGCTCGCGGCCCTGGCCGTGAAGCAGGCGCGCGGCGACCTGGTGGAGGCGACCTTCCTTTTGCGGGCCTACCGCACGACCCTGCCCAGGCTGTACGACTCCCTGCCCGTGGACACCACGGCCATGGAGGTCCGCCGCCGCGTCTCCGCGACCTTCAAGGACATCCCCGGAGGCCAGGTCCTCGGACCGACCTTCGACTACACCCACCGGCTCCTGGACTTCGGACTGGCCGCCGAGTCCCGGCCCGAACCGGCGGCCACGGTCCCGGACGAAAGCCTGGACGAGTCCCGGCCGCCCCTCTCGCGGGTCATGGACCTGCTGGCCGAGGAAGGGCTGGTCGACCGCCCCGGCGGGGACGGCTGTGAAAGTGAGGACGAAACGCGCCCCGTGGGCGACATCACCCGCGACCCGCTGACCTACCCGGCGGCCCGCGACGTGCGGTTGCAGAACCTGGCGCGCGGGGACGAGGGGTTCCTGCTGGCGCTGGGCTATTCCAGCCAGCGCGGCTTCGGCGACAACCACCCCTTTGCGGGCGAGATCCGCATGGGCGAGGTGGCCGTGTCCATCCGCCCGGACGAGCTCGGCTTCGAGGTGGAGATCGGCGACGTCACCGTGTCCGAATGCGAGATGGTCACCAGCTTCAAGGGGTCCAAGGACGAACTGCCCCGGTTCACCCGAGGCTACGGCCTGTCCTTCGGCTACAACGAGCGCAAGGTCCTGGCCATGTCCCTGGTGGACCGCTCGCTCCAGGCCCGCGAACTGGGCGAGGACATCAACGCCCCGTCCCGGGACGAGGAGTTCGTCCTGTCCCACAGCGACAACGTGGAGGCCCAGGGGTTCGTCCAGCACCTCAAGCTCCCGCACTACGTGGACTTCCAGGCCGACCTGGTCATGGTCCGGGGAATGCGGGCCGAGATCCTAAAACGGGCCGGGTCCGAGACCGAGGAGGCCGCATGA
- the phnF gene encoding phosphonate metabolism transcriptional regulator PhnF — protein sequence MLTRGNGIALWRQIHAQLEAAIASGRFGPGDRLPSEHSLAVEFQVNRHTIRRALSVLEEDGRIRVEQGRGSFVRERVVHYPVSRRTRFSENLSRQRRTPGNVLLAAVDAEADPRVAEALGLEPGEVVTRITSAGEADGRRISYSTAFFPKTLFPGMVRVYRELRSVTRTLEHFGVTDYSRRQTRIIARMPTSEEARELGQPRNRPVLVTESVNVDENGVPVEFGVCLFASDWVQILVEP from the coding sequence ATGCTCACGCGCGGAAACGGGATCGCCCTGTGGCGGCAGATCCATGCGCAATTGGAGGCGGCCATCGCGTCCGGGCGGTTCGGGCCGGGCGACCGGCTGCCGTCGGAACACAGCCTGGCCGTGGAGTTTCAGGTCAACCGGCACACCATCCGGCGCGCCCTGTCCGTGCTCGAGGAGGACGGACGCATCCGCGTGGAGCAGGGGCGCGGCTCCTTCGTGCGCGAGCGGGTGGTCCACTATCCGGTCAGCCGCCGGACCCGCTTCAGCGAGAACCTGTCCCGCCAGCGGCGCACGCCGGGCAACGTCCTGCTCGCGGCCGTGGACGCCGAGGCCGACCCGCGGGTGGCCGAGGCCCTGGGCCTCGAGCCGGGCGAGGTGGTCACGCGGATCACCAGCGCGGGCGAGGCGGACGGCAGGCGCATCAGCTATTCCACGGCCTTTTTTCCTAAGACCTTGTTTCCGGGCATGGTCCGCGTCTATCGCGAACTCAGGTCCGTGACCCGGACGCTGGAGCACTTCGGGGTGACCGACTACTCGCGCAGGCAGACCCGGATCATCGCCCGCATGCCCACCTCCGAGGAGGCCCGGGAGCTGGGCCAGCCCAGGAACCGCCCGGTCCTCGTCACCGAGAGCGTCAACGTGGACGAGAACGGCGTGCCCGTGGAGTTCGGGGTCTGCCTGTTCGCCAGCGACTGGGTGCAGATTCTGGTGGAGCCGTGA
- a CDS encoding acetyltransferase, which yields MHPHPQGDVRLGPDPSVHPTADVRDSSLGHYTEVLEDCLMLESTLGDYAYLSSGCDVAYADIGRFASVASNVRIGPTNHPMWRPSQHHFTYRSARYGFGPDDDAVFEWRRSQRTRVGCDVWIGHGAVVSKDVPPYAIVGGVPARMIRERFPAPVRQRLLRLAWWDWPHDYLNKALPDFRELDIEAFLDKYGGAAL from the coding sequence ATGCACCCACACCCCCAAGGAGACGTCCGGCTCGGCCCGGACCCTTCTGTCCACCCCACGGCGGACGTCCGCGACAGCTCGCTCGGCCACTACACCGAGGTCCTGGAAGACTGTCTGATGCTCGAATCCACGCTGGGGGACTACGCCTACCTGAGTTCCGGCTGCGATGTGGCCTACGCCGACATCGGCAGGTTCGCGTCCGTCGCCTCCAACGTGCGCATCGGCCCGACCAACCACCCCATGTGGCGGCCGTCCCAGCACCACTTCACCTACCGCAGCGCCCGCTACGGCTTCGGCCCGGACGACGACGCGGTCTTCGAGTGGCGGCGCTCCCAGCGCACGCGCGTCGGCTGCGACGTCTGGATCGGCCACGGGGCCGTGGTCTCCAAGGACGTGCCGCCCTACGCCATCGTGGGCGGCGTCCCCGCCCGGATGATCCGCGAGCGGTTCCCGGCCCCGGTGCGCCAGCGCCTCCTGCGCCTGGCCTGGTGGGACTGGCCCCACGACTATCTGAACAAGGCGCTGCCCGACTTCCGCGAACTGGACATCGAGGCGTTCCTGGACAAGTACGGGGGCGCGGCCCTATGA
- the phnG gene encoding phosphonate C-P lyase system protein PhnG, with protein MKPDSDMKAPMDRQTRARKEWMGVLARTGTESLEAAYARLDPEPRYEHLRPPEVGMAMVRARAEARGERFNLGEMTMCRCSVRLADGSVGHGFVAGRDARHAELAALFDALLQDPESGPALRRAVIDPLSAALDKGRRERAAKTAATRVNFFTMVRGQD; from the coding sequence ATGAAACCCGATAGTGACATGAAGGCCCCCATGGACCGGCAAACCCGAGCCAGAAAGGAATGGATGGGGGTCCTCGCCAGGACCGGCACCGAGAGCCTGGAGGCGGCCTACGCCCGGCTCGATCCCGAACCCCGATACGAGCACCTGCGTCCGCCCGAAGTGGGCATGGCCATGGTCCGCGCCAGGGCCGAGGCCCGGGGGGAGCGGTTCAACCTCGGCGAGATGACCATGTGCCGCTGCTCGGTCCGCCTGGCGGACGGCAGCGTGGGCCACGGCTTCGTGGCCGGGCGCGACGCGCGGCACGCCGAACTGGCCGCTCTGTTCGACGCGCTGCTCCAGGACCCTGAATCCGGCCCCGCCCTGCGCCGGGCCGTCATCGACCCGCTGTCCGCCGCCCTCGACAAGGGGCGCCGTGAGCGGGCAGCCAAAACCGCGGCCACCAGGGTGAACTTCTTCACCATGGTCCGCGGCCAAGACTAG
- the phnH gene encoding phosphonate C-P lyase system protein PhnH, producing MQGHALDAARGPREPALENQRIFRAILLTMSHPGSVTVLGNWPEPPKGLHPAAAAVCLALVDMDTPLWIGPSGPLDIQTYLRFHCGCTVCRRPENAAFGLILDGQELPDLGLFHPGDLEYPDRSATLIIQVKAMNVGRGVPLSGPGINGETRLHVDGLNPDFWRSMQRNGRRFPLGFDVILATQTEIVSLPRTIQVGI from the coding sequence ATGCAAGGACACGCCTTGGACGCGGCCAGAGGGCCGCGCGAACCGGCCCTTGAGAACCAGCGCATATTCCGGGCCATACTCCTGACCATGTCCCATCCGGGCTCGGTCACCGTGCTCGGCAACTGGCCCGAGCCGCCCAAGGGGCTGCACCCGGCCGCGGCCGCGGTCTGCCTGGCCCTGGTGGACATGGACACGCCCCTGTGGATCGGCCCCTCCGGGCCGCTGGATATCCAGACCTACCTGCGCTTCCACTGCGGCTGCACCGTCTGCCGCAGGCCGGAGAACGCGGCCTTCGGGCTGATCCTCGACGGGCAGGAACTGCCGGACCTCGGCCTGTTCCACCCCGGCGACCTGGAATACCCGGACCGCTCGGCCACCCTGATCATCCAGGTCAAGGCCATGAACGTGGGCCGGGGCGTGCCCCTGTCCGGCCCGGGCATCAACGGCGAGACCCGGCTGCACGTGGACGGGCTCAACCCGGATTTCTGGCGGTCGATGCAGCGCAACGGACGGCGCTTCCCGCTGGGGTTCGACGTGATTCTGGCAACTCAAACGGAGATCGTCTCCCTGCCGAGGACGATCCAGGTGGGTATTTAA
- a CDS encoding DUF1045 domain-containing protein — protein sequence MNGPGNRQTSGRYGVYYAPESGGGLDRFGAAWLGRDNETGQPVSPALPDSLSPDEWRAATESPRRYGFHGTLMPPFTPLPDVDEAGIIERLESLAGALAPFDLAPLSVRVIGSFLALVPADQARLGEVAEACLRAMTPLRVPATAEENEARRTPGLTPVQNRLLDEWGYPYVLSEFRFHITLTGRVEDPDRRARLADILSGLSAPVTGRPRPVRELCLFHQPDRSAPFRLIHRARLGNSKENS from the coding sequence ATGAACGGTCCCGGGAACCGGCAAACCAGCGGACGGTACGGCGTGTACTACGCCCCGGAATCGGGCGGCGGACTCGACCGCTTCGGCGCGGCCTGGCTCGGCCGGGACAACGAGACCGGCCAGCCCGTATCCCCGGCACTGCCGGACTCTCTGTCCCCGGACGAATGGCGCGCGGCCACCGAGTCGCCCCGCCGCTACGGCTTCCACGGCACGCTCATGCCGCCCTTTACGCCCCTGCCGGACGTGGATGAGGCCGGGATCATCGAGCGGCTGGAGTCCCTGGCCGGTGCCCTGGCCCCGTTCGATCTGGCCCCCCTGTCCGTGCGCGTGATCGGTTCGTTCCTGGCCCTGGTCCCGGCCGACCAGGCCCGGCTGGGCGAGGTCGCCGAAGCGTGCCTGCGGGCCATGACCCCCCTGCGGGTCCCGGCCACCGCCGAGGAGAACGAGGCCCGCCGGACTCCGGGCCTGACCCCGGTCCAGAACCGCCTGCTCGACGAGTGGGGCTACCCCTACGTGCTTTCGGAATTCCGCTTCCACATCACCCTGACCGGCCGCGTCGAGGACCCGGACCGGCGCGCGCGTCTGGCGGACATCCTGTCCGGCCTGTCCGCGCCCGTCACCGGCCGTCCCCGTCCGGTCCGCGAACTCTGCCTCTTCCACCAGCCGGACCGGTCCGCGCCGTTTCGGCTGATCCACCGGGCCCGGCTCGGCAATTCCAAGGAGAACTCATGA
- the phnN gene encoding phosphonate metabolism protein/1,5-bisphosphokinase (PRPP-forming) PhnN translates to MIPGNLIYVIGPSGCGKDSIMLYARKHCPGSEAAFAHRYITRPADAGGENHVALLPDEYRARLDLGLFALAWDSHGNRYGVGLEIDAWLEAGLNVVVNGSRAYLPEAARRYPDLVPVLVTLDRDILRQRLILRGRETAEEIEGRLQRAGDYAVSHPALVTIDNSGELAEAGRALLDLARRRPPRMRRAV, encoded by the coding sequence ATGATCCCCGGCAACCTGATCTACGTCATCGGCCCTTCCGGCTGCGGCAAGGACTCCATCATGCTCTACGCCCGCAAACACTGCCCGGGAAGCGAGGCGGCCTTCGCCCACCGCTACATCACCCGCCCGGCCGACGCCGGGGGCGAAAACCACGTGGCCCTGCTGCCCGACGAATACCGCGCCCGCCTGGACCTCGGGCTGTTCGCGCTGGCCTGGGACAGCCACGGCAACCGCTACGGCGTGGGCCTCGAGATCGACGCCTGGCTGGAGGCGGGCCTGAACGTGGTGGTCAACGGCTCCCGCGCCTACCTGCCCGAGGCAGCCCGCCGCTACCCGGACCTCGTCCCGGTGCTGGTCACCCTGGACCGGGACATCCTGCGCCAGCGCCTCATCCTGCGCGGCCGCGAGACCGCCGAGGAGATCGAGGGCCGCTTGCAACGCGCCGGGGACTATGCCGTCAGCCACCCGGCGCTGGTGACCATCGACAACAGCGGGGAGCTGGCCGAGGCCGGGCGCGCCCTGCTCGACCTGGCCCGCAGACGCCCGCCCCGCATGCGCCGGGCGGTCTGA